TAAAAATCCGATCTTGTCTGCAAACCAGTCTTCTTTGCTGATACGCCACCCGGCGGATATGGAAGGGAAATATCCCCATCGCTTGCCTGAGGGGAAAATGGAAGAACCATCTGCCCTGAGCTGTCCTTCAAACAGGTATTTTTCATTATAATTATAAGCTATCCGGCTAATGATACTCTGTCTCGTATAATTAGAACTATAACCTGAATTAAGATAATCTGTAGCAGCGGATCCACCTTGTGATAATTCAGGCAGCTGGTTGGAGAGATAATTAAAACGCTGCGCGTCAAAATATTCCAAATGCCTTTTACTTTGCTCATATCCCACAAAAGCATTGATTGCGTGAGCACCAAAGGTACGTTCAAAATTCAGTTTTATATTGCTTGTGATCAAGGATTCATTGGTATGCGATTCGGTCAATGTAGCCTTATTGTTATTTCCGCCGACAATAGATTCTTCGTACGTATTTTTTGCCTGGTCATAAGCATTTAACACGTAGGGCACACTGAAGTTTTTGCTAAAATTTGCGGATTTGTCCACCGAAAGAAAACCATCTACGGATAGCCCTTCTACCCAAGGAAGCTGATAGCTTGCTTTGAGTATGCCATTGAAAACCTGTTTGGGATTATTCACGGTCCCACCGATATCCGTGACCATTAAGGCGGGATTGGATCCTTCAATGCCCCGCGTCGGTAAGCCATTTGGATAATATGCGCTTACCGTAGGATACGCTCTATACATGGAGCGAAAAATATCTCCGGCAGATGCGATGGGGAATTTACGGTCTTCCTGTCTTCCCGAGAGAGAGAGTCCGACCTTAAAGCGATCAGTTACATTGGCTTCAAGATTTGTTCTGAAATTATACTGCTTATATTTTGTTACCCCCTTTTGGTATAAGCCATCCTGATAGACCGAACCCAGAGACATAAAATATCGCACATCCTCGGTCCCACCAGCGACAGACAGATTATGCTGACTTTGTATTGCCGCTTTTTTCAAGGTGACATCTGCCCAATCGGTATTAGGGTATAGCAGTGGATCAGATCCGTCTCTAAATTTTTGAATCTGTTCTGCTGAATAAATCTGGTTCATTCCTCCGGAAGAACTATTTCCATAAGCAATTTCGTTCCTTAAAATGGCATAAGTAGCGGCATCAGCCATTTTAGGCAACCGTGTCGGTGAACTGACACCGAGATTTCCGCTATACGTGATCGAAGGTTTACCGCTTTTTCCACGTTTGGTCGTGACTAAAATAACCCCATTTGCTGCCCTGTTACCATAAATTGCCGCTGAAGCATCTTTCAGAACCGAAATACTTTCAATATCGTTTGGATCCAGACGCTCCAGGCCGCCTATTTGTCCGGGTACACCATCTACGACAATCAATACATCATTACTTCCTGTAGTTGCCTGTCCACGCACCGTAATGGATGAACCGTCATAACCGGGCTCACCGCTCCGGTTGTTGATTACCACGCCAGAAAAACGTCCGGCGAGCGAATTGGATAAATTAGGCTGCGGACTTTTCACGATATCTTTCCCTTTCACTTCAGAAATAGAGCCCGTTAACGTCGCTTTTCTTTGTGTACCATACCCCACCACCACAACATCTTCTAGCACACGGTCATCTTTTTCAAGCCGAATTGTCAGATTTGTAGTTTCGTTCAAGGGGACTCTGTAGGTCTTGTAACCAATGTAGGAGACAACAAGCACGCCTTTAGCGGCATTCAGTTCAAATTTCCCCGATTTGTCTGTTGAAGTCCCCTTAGCCCCGCCTTCCATAATCACAGTCGCACCTGCGATAGGCTCGTTGGCCTTATTCAGGACCTGTCCCGAAATTTTCCCCTGGGCGTATAACAATGTTGGCGCAACGCTCAACACCGTATACAAAGAAACAATTTTTAGGTTGTTCATAAATTTCTATACGAATTAAACAGTAAATAATACAATCTGGCGAGAATAGACAGTGAAGATGATAAGCGATGGTTTACATAGGTTACATCAGATGCATTGCTACTTCCTGCGAGATTTATAATTGATTATACTGTCAAACTTAGGGGATTTTAAAGCTTCAGACCGTATACAAATCCGTCAAATACCATATAGTTTTCGGTCAAAAAGCGGCTTTTTAACAAGAATCAGTGTGTTTTTCGTTTCATGACCTCATCTGGTAGCCCTGGTCACGATCGCTTATATCGCGAAGGTCCCACAAGATATTTGTCCAGTAATTAACATCAGAAAGAAGGTAAGATGATGCGCCCCTTAGCTCTTCGCTCCGGACTTTTGATATTCCGAAGGTAGCTGTCCGAACTCTTCTTTAAAGCATTGCCGAAAGTAAATAGCGCTATTGAT
The window above is part of the Sphingobacterium sp. ML3W genome. Proteins encoded here:
- a CDS encoding TonB-dependent receptor, with the translated sequence MNNLKIVSLYTVLSVAPTLLYAQGKISGQVLNKANEPIAGATVIMEGGAKGTSTDKSGKFELNAAKGVLVVSYIGYKTYRVPLNETTNLTIRLEKDDRVLEDVVVVGYGTQRKATLTGSISEVKGKDIVKSPQPNLSNSLAGRFSGVVINNRSGEPGYDGSSITVRGQATTGSNDVLIVVDGVPGQIGGLERLDPNDIESISVLKDASAAIYGNRAANGVILVTTKRGKSGKPSITYSGNLGVSSPTRLPKMADAATYAILRNEIAYGNSSSGGMNQIYSAEQIQKFRDGSDPLLYPNTDWADVTLKKAAIQSQHNLSVAGGTEDVRYFMSLGSVYQDGLYQKGVTKYKQYNFRTNLEANVTDRFKVGLSLSGRQEDRKFPIASAGDIFRSMYRAYPTVSAYYPNGLPTRGIEGSNPALMVTDIGGTVNNPKQVFNGILKASYQLPWVEGLSVDGFLSVDKSANFSKNFSVPYVLNAYDQAKNTYEESIVGGNNNKATLTESHTNESLITSNIKLNFERTFGAHAINAFVGYEQSKRHLEYFDAQRFNYLSNQLPELSQGGSAATDYLNSGYSSNYTRQSIISRIAYNYNEKYLFEGQLRADGSSIFPSGKRWGYFPSISAGWRISKEDWFADKIGFLDDLKLRASYGTLGNDNVDGFQFYDNYTLVGNGLVALLNDKSQIEPNVKLAKLANPAITWEVSKKLDVGLNAQFLKNFTIEAIYFKQKRSDILTERNASIPATSGIVNPYKENSSKPLVPSENIGKVNSEGFEGTLSYQKPGDFSWGVSGNFTFAKSKIIFIDEASGTLDYQRQTSRPLGTYLLYNAIGLNRTEADLAGVPQAPGAQVGDLIYQDYNQDGKITADDMIRTKYGNIPQITYGFNLNAAYKNVDISILFAGQAKVSQHVLPESGTVGNFYSTWADNRFNEVNNPNGNYPKVPERASSAVSGGLYNSTFWLNNASFLRLKNVEIGYTLPNEVLSRLKLGGLRFYVNGFNLLTITKVKDYDPEGNSGSGQFYPQQRIINVGANLKF